A single window of Flavobacteriales bacterium DNA harbors:
- the guaB gene encoding IMP dehydrogenase, which yields MASPDNKFANEGLTYDDVLLIPAYSEVLPRDVDISTRFTSEIRINVPIVSSAMDTVTESAMAIALAQEGGIGVLHKNMTIEQQAGEVRKVKRSESGMIYDPVTLHEDALVRDALQIMKENKIGGIPVVNENRTLVGIVTNRDLRFEKNLDRRIDEVMTRDGIISTEEVTDLEKAEDILQAHKIEKLPVVDKSFRLVGLITYKDIIKFKARPNACKDKLGRLRVAAAVGVTKDTVDRVDALRKAGVDAIAIDTAHGHSKGVIEMVKLIRKQFPDLQVIAGNIATGEAAKALVKAGVNAVKVGVGPGSICTTRIIAGVGVPQLTAVYEVAQALKGSGVPVIADGGIRFTGDIVKALAAGADSIMAGSIFAGVEESPGETIIYEGRRFKTYRGMGSIEAMQQGSKDRYFQDVEDDIKKLVPEGIVGRVPYKGTLTEVVYQYIGGLRAGMGYCGARSIDELQEARFIRITSAGVQESHPHDIIITREAPNYSR from the coding sequence ATGGCATCCCCCGATAATAAATTTGCGAATGAAGGATTGACGTACGACGACGTATTGCTAATCCCTGCCTATTCAGAAGTGCTCCCGAGAGACGTGGATATCTCCACGCGTTTTACCAGCGAGATCAGAATCAATGTACCCATTGTTTCGTCAGCGATGGATACCGTCACCGAATCAGCCATGGCCATTGCTCTTGCCCAGGAAGGTGGAATTGGTGTGCTGCACAAAAACATGACGATCGAGCAACAGGCAGGTGAGGTACGTAAAGTCAAACGATCCGAAAGTGGAATGATTTACGACCCGGTAACCTTGCACGAGGATGCATTGGTGCGGGATGCACTTCAGATCATGAAGGAAAATAAGATCGGAGGTATTCCGGTTGTCAATGAGAACCGCACGCTGGTGGGCATTGTTACCAACCGTGATCTGCGATTCGAAAAGAACCTGGATCGCAGGATTGATGAAGTGATGACCCGCGATGGTATTATTTCCACAGAAGAAGTGACCGATCTCGAGAAAGCAGAAGACATCCTTCAGGCGCACAAGATTGAGAAGCTGCCGGTGGTTGACAAGTCTTTCCGGCTGGTCGGGCTCATTACCTATAAAGACATCATTAAATTCAAAGCCAGACCCAATGCATGTAAGGATAAGCTGGGGCGACTTCGTGTGGCCGCTGCAGTTGGGGTTACAAAGGATACGGTTGATCGGGTAGACGCCCTGCGCAAAGCAGGTGTGGATGCCATCGCCATTGATACTGCTCACGGTCATTCAAAAGGTGTGATAGAGATGGTGAAGCTGATCAGGAAGCAATTCCCCGATCTCCAGGTCATTGCCGGAAATATCGCCACCGGTGAAGCAGCGAAGGCTTTGGTGAAGGCAGGTGTCAACGCGGTGAAAGTAGGGGTGGGGCCCGGCTCTATTTGCACCACGCGCATCATTGCCGGTGTGGGTGTGCCTCAGTTGACCGCTGTGTATGAAGTGGCTCAAGCCCTGAAAGGAAGCGGTGTCCCCGTGATTGCCGACGGAGGCATCCGTTTTACCGGAGACATCGTGAAAGCTTTGGCTGCCGGCGCTGATTCTATTATGGCAGGATCCATTTTTGCAGGTGTAGAAGAGTCACCCGGTGAAACCATTATTTATGAAGGAAGGCGGTTTAAGACCTATCGCGGCATGGGATCCATTGAAGCCATGCAGCAAGGTTCAAAAGACCGTTATTTCCAAGACGTGGAAGACGATATCAAGAAACTTGTGCCGGAAGGTATTGTGGGAAGGGTTCCTTATAAAGGAACATTGACAGAGGTGGTTTACCAATACATCGGTGGCCTGAGGGCAGGTATGGGATACTGCGGTGCGCGAAGCATTGATGAGCTGCAGGAGGCCCGCTTCATAAGGATTACATCTGCTGGTGTGCAGGAAAGCCACCCGCATGATATCATCATTACCCGGGAAGCGCCGAACTACAGCCGTTGA
- a CDS encoding peptidylprolyl isomerase has product MKKMLLIPLLFAGFAAIQAQEADPVLLTVGKSEIRKSEFERIYRKNNPKGSANETSVDDYLGLFINFKLKVNEAMAEGLDTSQSFVTELKGYREQLAKPYLTDNEVTDHLIKEAFDRSQYDLVVSHMLVKLDRYPKPEDTLAAYKKAMQLYQRISGGKETFDQVASSVAADPNGPIIREDMTFTALSLVYNFETAAYNANVGEVTKPVRTRFGYHVILVREKRPALGQVKVAHILISVPKGAPKAVEDGAKMKIDEAYAKLKDGADFADLAREYSSDRNSAERGGNLPWFRTGRMVSEFEDATAKLAEIGDYSAPFRTNYGWHVIKLLDRKGVSDFETMLPELKEKISRDERSKISTHSRVAQIQQEYGFKENTKTIAPFRKLADQSIYEKKWNRDRANGLSEVMFTLGKQEYTQSDFADFIEQNQRMGPKNMQPADFINVLYHDFVEFSCLAYEDARLEQKYPEFRDLVNEYHDGILLFEMMDKKVWSRAVKDTSGLEAFYQEHKNDYMWGERADIEVYECSDKAGAENLRKILLKGEKKGIASSAAVEKANATIANSVLLKEKGKFQKDENGYMDRVAWSAGLSGNIEKGGKVYIVRVLGIDPPQPKSLKEAKGLVTAAYQDYLEKQWIEELKAKYPVTVHREVLKSVQ; this is encoded by the coding sequence ATGAAAAAAATGTTACTTATTCCCCTTCTGTTTGCTGGCTTTGCAGCCATCCAGGCACAGGAGGCGGACCCGGTTTTGCTTACCGTTGGTAAATCAGAAATCCGGAAATCAGAGTTCGAAAGAATCTACCGCAAGAACAACCCCAAGGGCAGTGCCAATGAAACGTCGGTAGATGATTACCTCGGGCTTTTCATCAACTTTAAACTGAAGGTGAATGAGGCCATGGCTGAGGGTTTGGATACCAGCCAGTCATTTGTTACCGAACTCAAAGGGTATCGAGAACAGCTTGCCAAACCGTATCTGACCGATAACGAGGTGACCGATCATTTGATCAAGGAAGCTTTCGATCGCTCCCAGTATGATTTGGTGGTGTCGCATATGTTGGTCAAACTCGATCGCTACCCAAAGCCGGAAGATACACTGGCAGCTTACAAGAAAGCGATGCAGTTGTACCAACGTATCAGCGGCGGAAAAGAAACATTTGATCAGGTGGCATCTTCCGTAGCAGCTGATCCCAATGGACCCATTATCAGGGAAGATATGACATTCACTGCGCTTTCTCTGGTATACAATTTTGAAACCGCCGCTTACAATGCAAATGTTGGAGAGGTTACGAAGCCGGTTCGCACCCGCTTCGGCTACCATGTGATCCTCGTACGCGAAAAAAGACCGGCCCTGGGTCAGGTGAAGGTAGCCCATATCCTGATCAGTGTCCCAAAAGGCGCTCCCAAAGCTGTTGAAGACGGTGCTAAAATGAAGATTGATGAGGCGTACGCGAAATTGAAGGATGGAGCAGATTTCGCTGACCTTGCGCGTGAATATTCCAGTGACCGGAATTCAGCCGAGCGTGGCGGCAACCTTCCATGGTTCCGCACAGGACGCATGGTGTCAGAATTTGAAGATGCGACTGCTAAACTTGCGGAGATCGGTGACTACAGCGCACCCTTCCGTACCAATTATGGCTGGCATGTGATAAAGCTACTCGATCGCAAGGGGGTAAGTGATTTCGAAACCATGCTGCCCGAATTGAAAGAAAAAATATCAAGGGACGAACGGTCGAAAATCAGCACGCATTCAAGGGTAGCGCAGATCCAACAAGAATACGGATTCAAGGAAAATACCAAAACCATCGCTCCATTCAGGAAACTCGCCGACCAATCGATCTATGAAAAGAAGTGGAATCGCGACCGTGCAAACGGACTGAGTGAAGTCATGTTTACCCTGGGTAAGCAGGAATACACACAATCGGATTTTGCGGATTTCATTGAGCAAAACCAACGGATGGGGCCGAAGAACATGCAACCTGCCGACTTCATCAATGTGCTTTACCATGATTTCGTTGAGTTCAGTTGTCTGGCATATGAAGATGCACGCCTTGAGCAAAAGTACCCGGAGTTCAGGGACCTGGTGAATGAGTACCACGACGGAATCCTGCTGTTCGAAATGATGGATAAAAAGGTATGGTCCCGTGCGGTGAAGGATACGTCAGGACTGGAAGCCTTCTACCAGGAACATAAGAACGACTATATGTGGGGTGAACGAGCCGATATCGAGGTGTATGAATGTTCCGATAAGGCGGGTGCGGAAAACCTCCGCAAGATATTGCTGAAAGGTGAGAAGAAGGGAATCGCTTCTTCCGCAGCGGTAGAGAAGGCCAATGCAACAATCGCCAATAGTGTTCTGCTGAAGGAAAAAGGAAAGTTCCAAAAAGATGAGAACGGGTATATGGACCGTGTGGCATGGTCTGCTGGTTTGTCCGGCAACATTGAAAAAGGAGGGAAGGTCTACATCGTTCGTGTGCTGGGTATCGATCCTCCCCAGCCCAAATCGCTGAAGGAAGCGAAAGGACTGGTAACTGCAGCTTACCAGGATTACCTGGAAAAGCAATGGATTGAGGAATTGAAGGCAAAGTACCCGGTGACTGTACACAGGGAAGTGCTGAAGTCGGTGCAGTAA
- a CDS encoding peptidylprolyl isomerase → MTQSTKYNSYLFRVRIGLLVVLLLPLSRAAAQNDEPSGVPVNRVIATVGNDVVLQSDLENQYLQMMAQGMTPDADTRCRILEDQLFQKLLKNQAELDSVTVSDNQVESELDRRIEYFIKQIGSEEALEEYYGKSIIEIKAEFRDMVQDQLLVQTMQGKITKDVKVSPSEVKQFFNNIPKDSLPYINSEVEMAQVVKMPEVSQEEKDKVLAKLEEYRQRVISGSTSFAALARIYSEDPSYKQGGEIGFVSRGDLVPEFETVAFRLTPIETVDQKVDSTQAVLTQLQKMGGENLEQRLNQTQHDLDSLKNMRCSQVVESQFGYHLIQLIERRGQQVNVRHILIRPKLTEEEKLKSQQFLDSVRTLVMNGKYTFAEAVEKFSDDEDTRYFDGNIVNPATGTTKFEMDQLDPMLSFTVNPMSVDNISNPIQFQKPDGKEGYRIILLKTRTSPHQLNLKDDYKKVMDMATMDKQAKAVSDWIEKKRDNMYIHIADDFKNCSFMNNWVN, encoded by the coding sequence ATGACCCAATCAACCAAGTACAATTCTTATTTATTCCGAGTTCGTATCGGACTGCTGGTTGTTCTTTTGCTGCCACTTTCGCGGGCTGCTGCCCAAAATGACGAACCCAGTGGGGTACCCGTAAACAGGGTCATTGCCACAGTGGGCAACGATGTAGTGCTTCAATCCGATCTGGAAAATCAGTACCTGCAGATGATGGCCCAGGGCATGACGCCGGACGCCGATACCCGCTGCCGAATCCTCGAAGATCAATTGTTCCAGAAGCTCCTGAAGAACCAGGCAGAGCTGGACAGTGTAACCGTGAGCGATAACCAGGTGGAATCAGAACTGGACCGACGAATCGAGTATTTCATTAAGCAGATCGGTAGCGAAGAAGCGCTGGAGGAATACTATGGAAAAAGCATCATTGAAATCAAAGCGGAGTTCAGGGACATGGTGCAAGACCAGTTGCTGGTGCAAACCATGCAAGGGAAGATCACCAAAGATGTTAAAGTGAGTCCGTCCGAAGTGAAGCAGTTCTTTAACAACATCCCCAAAGACAGCTTGCCGTATATCAACTCCGAAGTGGAAATGGCCCAGGTTGTGAAAATGCCGGAGGTCAGCCAGGAGGAGAAAGACAAGGTGCTGGCTAAACTGGAAGAATACCGGCAACGGGTGATCTCAGGGTCTACCTCTTTTGCTGCACTGGCCAGGATCTATTCCGAAGATCCATCCTATAAACAAGGTGGCGAGATCGGGTTTGTCAGCCGGGGTGATCTGGTGCCTGAATTCGAAACAGTGGCGTTTCGGCTGACACCCATCGAAACGGTAGACCAAAAAGTGGATAGCACACAGGCCGTGCTTACCCAACTACAGAAAATGGGCGGGGAAAATCTGGAGCAAAGACTCAATCAAACACAACACGATCTGGATAGCCTGAAGAACATGCGTTGTTCTCAGGTGGTGGAATCGCAGTTCGGTTACCACCTGATCCAGCTGATCGAACGCAGAGGGCAGCAGGTCAACGTGAGGCATATCCTGATCCGCCCCAAATTGACTGAAGAAGAAAAGCTGAAGTCACAGCAGTTTCTTGATAGCGTGCGTACCCTGGTGATGAATGGTAAATACACATTCGCTGAAGCGGTGGAAAAATTCTCGGATGATGAGGATACCCGGTACTTTGACGGAAACATCGTAAACCCGGCCACAGGAACCACCAAGTTTGAAATGGATCAGCTTGATCCCATGTTGTCGTTCACCGTTAACCCCATGTCGGTGGATAACATATCCAACCCGATCCAGTTTCAGAAACCGGATGGAAAAGAGGGGTATCGCATCATCCTTCTGAAAACACGTACATCACCACATCAGCTCAATCTGAAAGATGATTACAAAAAGGTGATGGATATGGCAACGATGGACAAACAGGCCAAAGCAGTATCGGATTGGATCGAGAAGAAACGAGACAATATGTATATTCACATTGCAGATGATTTCAAGAATTGTTCATTCATGAACAACTGGGTCAATTGA
- a CDS encoding MoxR family ATPase, translating into MQTSQQSSSVEAVQELRKRYDALDREIGKVIIGQKEIVHQVLISIFSKGHCLLVGVPGLAKTLLVNTIAQSLGLTYKRIQFTPDLMPSDIIGTEILDENRQFKFVKGPLFANIILADEINRTPPKTQAALLEAMQERAVTAAGHRYELDQPFFVLATQNPIEQEGTYPLPEAQLDRFMFSLWLDYPTPGEEVEIVKSTTSGQEASVNKVLSGEEILAIQELVRSIPVTDHVVEYAVKLVSRTRPNTAGAHASANSFLSWGAGPRASQFLIVAAKCNAALNGKFSPDMEDVNAVAVSVLRHRVVRNYKAEAEGMKVEEIIQSMMDQ; encoded by the coding sequence ATGCAAACATCTCAGCAAAGCAGCAGTGTAGAAGCAGTACAGGAACTACGCAAACGATATGATGCCCTTGACCGGGAAATCGGAAAGGTGATCATCGGACAGAAAGAAATCGTCCATCAGGTACTGATCTCCATCTTTAGTAAGGGACACTGCCTGTTGGTGGGGGTTCCCGGTCTTGCCAAGACCCTTCTGGTGAATACCATCGCACAGTCACTCGGTCTCACATACAAACGCATACAGTTTACACCGGACCTGATGCCTTCGGATATCATCGGTACGGAAATTCTTGACGAAAACAGGCAATTTAAGTTTGTGAAAGGCCCCCTGTTTGCAAACATCATCCTTGCCGATGAAATCAACCGAACTCCTCCCAAAACGCAGGCGGCCCTGTTGGAAGCCATGCAGGAAAGGGCGGTAACGGCGGCCGGTCACCGTTACGAACTGGATCAGCCGTTCTTTGTGTTGGCCACCCAAAACCCGATTGAGCAGGAAGGTACCTATCCTTTGCCGGAAGCCCAGCTGGACCGGTTCATGTTCAGCCTATGGCTTGATTATCCCACGCCCGGTGAGGAAGTGGAGATTGTGAAATCCACCACTTCCGGTCAGGAAGCAAGCGTAAACAAGGTCCTGTCCGGAGAGGAAATACTCGCCATACAGGAACTGGTCAGAAGCATTCCGGTGACCGACCACGTGGTTGAGTATGCTGTAAAACTGGTTTCAAGAACAAGACCCAATACAGCGGGTGCGCACGCATCCGCCAATTCTTTTCTTTCATGGGGAGCGGGTCCGCGTGCATCCCAATTCCTGATCGTGGCTGCCAAATGCAATGCAGCCTTGAACGGCAAGTTCTCTCCGGATATGGAAGATGTGAATGCCGTGGCTGTTTCCGTTTTGCGCCACCGGGTGGTGCGGAATTACAAAGCGGAAGCGGAAGGTATGAAAGTGGAGGAAATCATCCAATCCATGATGGATCAATAA
- a CDS encoding T9SS type A sorting domain-containing protein, with protein sequence MKHVVCVVMMLACMLPTQAQEFLPAPQTQPELPPVGRYQAAFQKWAEGKDLSQTKGWKWYRRWLDYQERNANPDGTFGDENIGLMEAARISEWKAALTASRKNLGIPNWMPVGPEQFPGNGMGRINCVTFHPTDPNTLWIGVAQGGVWKTTNNGQSRTPLTDDLPIMRISDIAVDPNNDQTLYLSVGDYEYLGVALNTDDRRRHTHYGIGVYKTTDGGQTWQPTGLTTQVTQLDLSLTRRVFVSSDSSDVVVAAGTYGVMRSNDGGTTWTKQLNEWMWDIEQDPVQPNTLFACSGYVSKLNTGKTGVYKSTDFGLTWTLLNTGITATGGAERMEIAVSPADHNRVYASACDASGALYGFYRSDNGGTTWSKLSGTPNLFTWGSSGSGGQGWYDQVLMADPTNKDKVYCGGVYVWGSSDGGSSWDAVGASFHVDEHQLKNNPVSGKTYLCGDGGISWTDNLKIGTWSPQSFPTQWNNISSGFIITSFYRLGLSKNNPGYIIGGAQDNSTYYFNTNSWVNIFGGDGMEAMIHPDNPGTIYGSSQNGSIRRSYNGGQTSSGITGSVSETGEWTTPYLMDANDPKILYAAFGNVWKSANEGTNWSKISSFPSAPGFSGPTPASALGVCNNDPKYMYVANRVYFSSGAMGKVRMTSNGGSSWTDVTAGLPDSLYCTYMEADDSVGTTAWATFGGYVAGMKVYKTTDGGQNWNNISMNLPNLPANCVEEDEASLYHDIYVGMDVGVFHLNDTMTQWELFSDGLPNVIISELEIHQGERKLYAATFGRGFWKTDLPPLIDPTGQPDAGVFEQMTAHILPTINKGSFQLEVLCGESHDLQVMIVDISGKTIHQDALKLKKGRSLHAFDLSLAPGMYFLTLTSGHQNRAIRFVVE encoded by the coding sequence ATGAAGCACGTCGTCTGTGTAGTGATGATGCTGGCTTGTATGTTGCCCACCCAGGCACAGGAATTCCTGCCCGCACCCCAAACCCAACCTGAACTTCCACCTGTAGGAAGGTATCAGGCCGCCTTTCAGAAATGGGCGGAAGGCAAAGATCTTTCCCAAACCAAAGGCTGGAAATGGTACCGCCGCTGGCTGGATTACCAGGAACGCAATGCCAATCCCGATGGTACCTTCGGCGACGAAAACATCGGTCTGATGGAAGCCGCAAGGATCAGCGAATGGAAGGCCGCGTTGACTGCCTCCCGCAAAAACCTGGGCATTCCCAACTGGATGCCCGTAGGCCCCGAACAATTTCCCGGCAACGGCATGGGAAGAATCAACTGTGTGACCTTCCACCCTACCGACCCCAATACCCTATGGATAGGCGTAGCCCAAGGCGGCGTGTGGAAAACCACAAACAACGGCCAAAGCCGGACGCCCCTCACCGACGACCTCCCGATCATGCGGATCAGTGACATCGCCGTGGATCCGAACAACGACCAGACCCTGTACCTTTCCGTGGGTGATTATGAATACCTCGGGGTGGCCCTCAACACCGACGACCGCAGGCGCCATACCCATTACGGCATCGGCGTGTACAAAACCACCGACGGGGGACAAACATGGCAACCGACCGGACTTACCACCCAGGTCACCCAACTCGACCTGTCACTTACCCGTCGCGTTTTCGTAAGCAGTGACAGCTCGGACGTGGTGGTGGCCGCAGGCACCTACGGTGTGATGCGCTCAAACGACGGTGGCACCACCTGGACCAAGCAACTGAATGAATGGATGTGGGACATCGAACAAGACCCTGTTCAACCGAATACGCTCTTCGCCTGTTCAGGATATGTGAGCAAACTCAATACCGGTAAAACCGGCGTTTACAAGAGTACAGACTTCGGACTTACCTGGACATTGCTGAACACCGGCATCACAGCAACCGGCGGCGCCGAACGCATGGAGATCGCAGTGTCACCCGCCGATCACAACCGGGTCTATGCCAGCGCCTGCGATGCCAGCGGTGCCTTATATGGGTTCTACCGTTCCGATAACGGCGGCACAACCTGGAGCAAACTTTCCGGCACACCCAACCTGTTCACATGGGGAAGCAGCGGCAGCGGCGGACAAGGCTGGTACGACCAGGTACTGATGGCTGACCCTACAAATAAAGACAAAGTGTATTGCGGAGGCGTGTACGTATGGGGCTCTTCCGACGGCGGCTCGTCATGGGATGCCGTAGGCGCCAGTTTTCATGTGGATGAACACCAGCTGAAGAACAACCCCGTATCCGGAAAAACATACCTCTGCGGCGACGGCGGCATTTCCTGGACCGACAACCTGAAGATCGGCACCTGGAGTCCGCAGAGCTTCCCCACCCAATGGAACAACATCAGCTCAGGCTTCATCATCACTTCATTTTACCGGTTGGGCTTGAGCAAAAACAATCCGGGCTACATCATCGGCGGCGCCCAGGACAACTCTACCTATTATTTCAATACGAACAGCTGGGTAAACATTTTTGGTGGCGACGGCATGGAAGCCATGATCCACCCCGACAACCCGGGCACCATCTACGGATCATCACAGAATGGCAGCATCCGGAGGTCTTACAACGGCGGACAAACCAGCAGCGGCATCACCGGCTCGGTCAGCGAAACCGGTGAATGGACCACACCTTACCTGATGGATGCAAACGACCCCAAAATCCTGTACGCCGCTTTTGGCAACGTATGGAAATCCGCCAACGAAGGAACCAACTGGAGCAAGATCTCCAGCTTTCCGTCGGCCCCCGGGTTCAGCGGCCCCACACCTGCATCCGCACTGGGCGTGTGCAACAACGACCCCAAGTACATGTACGTGGCCAACCGTGTGTATTTCAGCAGCGGCGCCATGGGCAAAGTGCGCATGACAAGCAATGGAGGTTCAAGTTGGACCGACGTGACCGCAGGCTTGCCCGACTCACTGTACTGCACCTACATGGAAGCGGACGACAGCGTAGGCACAACGGCGTGGGCAACCTTCGGTGGTTATGTAGCCGGCATGAAAGTATACAAGACCACCGACGGAGGACAAAACTGGAATAACATTTCCATGAACCTCCCCAACCTACCGGCCAACTGCGTGGAAGAAGATGAAGCCTCCCTGTACCACGACATCTACGTGGGAATGGACGTGGGTGTATTTCACCTGAACGACACCATGACGCAATGGGAGCTTTTCAGCGACGGACTGCCCAATGTCATCATCAGCGAACTGGAGATCCACCAGGGCGAAAGAAAACTGTATGCAGCCACCTTCGGACGCGGCTTCTGGAAAACCGACCTGCCGCCCCTCATTGACCCGACCGGGCAACCGGATGCCGGGGTTTTTGAACAGATGACAGCCCACATCCTTCCCACCATCAATAAAGGTTCCTTTCAACTGGAGGTATTATGTGGAGAGAGCCATGACCTGCAGGTGATGATTGTAGACATCAGCGGAAAAACCATTCACCAAGACGCATTGAAATTGAAAAAGGGCCGCAGTCTGCATGCCTTCGACCTATCCCTTGCACCGGGCATGTACTTCCTCACCCTTACTTCAGGGCATCAGAACCGGGCCATCCGGTTTGTGGTGGAGTGA
- a CDS encoding PhzF family phenazine biosynthesis protein has translation MNTLSIYQVDAFTSHVFGGNPAAVVPLQTWLPDATMQAIAMENNLAETVFFVKEGESFRIRWFTPAREVDLCGHATLAAAHVLFRHLSHSGSELCFSSASGILKVIREGEQLSLDFPSRPPEAVDVPPQALTDALGLAPMAILKSRDYLVVYPSESDVRSICPDFRLLQSVDSLGIIITAPGDKVDFVSRFFAPAAGIDEDPVTGSAHCTLIPYWAQRLGRNSLQALQLSARGGALSCVLQGDRVLISGRAVTYLEGRITV, from the coding sequence ATGAATACCCTTTCCATATATCAGGTAGATGCTTTTACAAGCCATGTGTTCGGGGGCAATCCTGCCGCCGTTGTGCCACTCCAAACATGGCTTCCGGATGCAACGATGCAGGCCATTGCCATGGAGAACAACCTGGCGGAAACGGTTTTTTTCGTGAAGGAGGGAGAAAGTTTTCGAATCCGCTGGTTCACTCCGGCCCGAGAGGTGGACCTTTGCGGGCATGCCACCCTGGCTGCAGCCCATGTGTTGTTTCGGCATCTGTCCCACAGTGGCAGCGAATTGTGTTTCTCTTCGGCCAGCGGAATCCTGAAAGTAATCCGTGAGGGTGAGCAACTGAGCCTGGACTTCCCATCACGTCCGCCGGAGGCTGTTGATGTTCCCCCACAGGCCTTGACAGATGCATTGGGATTAGCACCTATGGCCATATTGAAATCAAGGGATTACCTGGTGGTGTACCCGTCGGAAAGTGATGTGCGTTCGATCTGCCCGGATTTTCGTTTGTTGCAATCGGTCGATTCCCTGGGCATTATCATCACCGCCCCCGGAGATAAGGTGGATTTCGTATCTCGCTTTTTTGCACCGGCGGCAGGTATTGATGAAGATCCTGTGACGGGTTCGGCGCATTGTACACTGATCCCTTACTGGGCACAACGCCTAGGCAGAAATTCGTTGCAGGCACTCCAACTGTCGGCCAGGGGAGGGGCGTTGTCTTGTGTACTTCAGGGTGATCGCGTGCTTATCTCAGGGCGTGCCGTCACTTACCTGGAAGGAAGAATTACCGTTTAA
- a CDS encoding heavy-metal-associated domain-containing protein has translation MKTYVKVFALILLFGLSFLQPAQAQANRDTVVIKTSAICGECKERIEKAVRFVKGTIESNVDLDTKEVTVVYKSDKTNPDELRKAIADAGYDADDVKADPKAFGKLPGCCQKPGGKHE, from the coding sequence ATGAAGACATATGTTAAAGTATTTGCCCTGATTCTTTTATTCGGTCTTTCATTCTTGCAGCCCGCGCAGGCACAGGCCAACCGCGACACGGTGGTCATCAAAACCTCCGCCATCTGCGGTGAATGCAAAGAGCGCATCGAGAAAGCCGTACGGTTCGTCAAAGGCACGATTGAATCGAATGTAGACCTTGACACCAAAGAGGTGACAGTGGTTTATAAATCCGACAAAACCAATCCGGATGAACTCCGAAAAGCCATTGCTGATGCGGGTTATGATGCGGATGATGTAAAAGCTGATCCGAAGGCATTCGGCAAACTACCCGGATGCTGCCAGAAACCGGGAGGTAAACATGAGTAA